In Deltaproteobacteria bacterium, the following are encoded in one genomic region:
- a CDS encoding SDR family oxidoreductase, protein MVDLGLSGKRALVAGAGRGIGRATALLLAEAGARVGCMEIDEGRRAAIVKEVEAAGAEAVGLGGDLRQRADVEAAVASTVEAFGGIDVAIDIAGEARWNPVLEQTDADWEQSFALVLRHVLFLFQAAGARMVEERGGALVAVASVSGLFAAPFHAAYGAAKAGLISLVKTFAIELAPKGVRVNAVAPGAIKTPRVLAATTEERREASARSIPLGRMGEPEEIAKVATFLASDLASYVTGQTVVADGGASVKFPLSLGN, encoded by the coding sequence GTGGTTGACCTCGGACTCTCGGGCAAGCGGGCGCTGGTCGCGGGCGCCGGGCGGGGCATCGGACGGGCGACGGCGCTGCTCCTCGCCGAGGCGGGAGCGCGGGTGGGGTGCATGGAGATCGACGAGGGGCGGCGGGCGGCCATCGTGAAGGAGGTCGAGGCGGCCGGCGCCGAGGCGGTCGGCCTCGGCGGCGACCTCCGTCAGCGGGCCGACGTCGAGGCGGCCGTGGCGTCCACGGTGGAGGCGTTCGGCGGCATCGACGTCGCCATCGACATCGCCGGTGAGGCCCGGTGGAACCCGGTGCTCGAGCAGACCGACGCCGACTGGGAGCAGAGCTTCGCCCTCGTCCTTCGTCACGTCCTTTTTCTGTTCCAGGCCGCCGGCGCGCGCATGGTAGAGGAGCGCGGCGGAGCGCTGGTGGCGGTGGCGTCGGTGAGCGGGCTGTTCGCCGCCCCGTTCCATGCCGCCTACGGCGCCGCGAAGGCGGGGTTGATCTCGCTCGTGAAGACGTTCGCGATCGAGCTGGCGCCGAAGGGCGTGCGGGTCAACGCGGTGGCGCCCGGGGCGATCAAGACGCCCCGCGTCCTGGCGGCCACCACCGAGGAGCGCCGCGAGGCGTCGGCCCGGTCGATCCCGCTCGGCCGGATGGGCGAGCCCGAGGAGATCGCCAAGGTCGCGACCTTCCTGGCGTCCGACCTCGCGAGCTACGTGACGGGGCAGACCGTGGTGGCCGACGGCGGCGCCAGCGTGAAGTTCCCACTCTCGCTCGGCAACTGA